The Streptomyces sp. NBC_00659 genomic interval GCAACGAGCTCGCGCGCGCCATCCTCGCAACCGAAACCCTCGCCGAGGCGGAGCAGCACAGCCGCGAGATCTGCGGCTACTCGGAGATCGACTACGAGCGCAACAAGGCCAATTGGCTCGACAGCCGGCCGGAACAGAAGATCGACCCGGAAGCCACGCTCCGCCGACTCGACCAGTTCGAGGCCCAGGCCCGCGACCGCGGCAACACCCACACGACGTTCCGCAGGATCACCGAAGCCCTCGGCCTCAACGGCAAGCAGCGCCAGGACCTCAGAGCCCTGCTGCTCCGCAGCCGTCCGGAGCAGTACGAAGCCCCGCTGTGGCGCTTCACGTGAGAGACGACCACAGGCTTCCGGCCGACTCCGACCTGACCAGTGCCCACGGGGTACTCACCCGAACCAACTGGGCTGCGCTGCAACACGCTTATGGACGAGCCGCGGATGCACCCGAGATGCTGATCGCACTACTGAATACCGATCAGGGCGTGAGAACCAAGGCGCTGGGCGACCTGCACGACGTCTTGCACCACCAGAACACGATCTATGAGGCGACGGTGCCCACGGCCCGGTACGTGGCCGCGATCCTCTCCGATCCGAGGACGATGCTTCCGGTCGACAAGGTCCGAGGAACCTTTCCCGGATGTATGCGCGCCAAGCTGCTGACCGGGCCATAAAGGTCTCCGGGGACAAGCAAGAGTTGCGACCCGATCCCTTCAGAATCCATGGATGAACTCGTCGGCCCCGTTTGGTAATTGAACGAATTTCGTCCTCCACGGCAGGGTGCAACTACCCTGTGGGCGGCGGCAGCCCGGGAATCACGCGACCGCATCGAGGCCCTGGCCCCCGGACCAGCGGCGGCAGGGTCCACGGCCGCGGTGTCAGTCCGCTGAAGTATCCTTCCCGCCACCGCACACCGACTGGGAGGACCGAGAGAATTGACTGGCCTGGCTGCTTTTCCACTGCCTTTTCATGCTGCCCGTTCCATATCGTTCGCGACACCGCGAACGCTGCGGGAACTTGAGATGATGCAGTGCAGCGCACACATTCGGGCGAAGCCGGCGTGGTTCGACAAGATGAACGACGCCGACATCGTGGCCCGGTGGACGCAAGAGGCGGTCGCGCAGGGCCTCACCGAAGCGCAAGTCTCTTACGTGCTTGCCGAACTCGCGCATTACGCCGCGCTGCGGGACGGACGAACCGGCGTCGAGGTGTCCGCCGTCGACGGGGTGTGGCAGTCGGACACCCTGGTCGACGACAAGCTCGGAGCCCGACTGCGCGAAGCGGTTCAGGTTCTGGAGCAGGTCCCCGAAGCAGAACGGGACTGGCATCCCGGATCCGACGGCCAGGTACTGGATCTGGTACACCCCTCGCTGTTCTGCCTGGTGAGAGGGGTGAGCGGCGGGCCCGAGCGGGCATGGCAGAACCCGACGAGCCGCTACTCGAAGTACGAGTTCTCGGAGAAATTCCAGTGGCTGCCCACGGACGTCGACGTCAGTGACGACGGCGATGTCACCTTCCGTTCGTACGTCAACAACGTCCACCCCGAGACTCATCGCGAACTGGCCTCCGTCCTGACGGACTTGTTCGCACGCATGCGCCCGCTGCTGGAGAACGTGCTCACCGATCTGCGCCATCCGCGGCCCTTGCGGATCGAGGCCAATCCTTACGGGTGGTACGAGTCGCGGGAGCCGGAGTATCCGGACAAGTCCTCCTACAGTGATGGTGAGGCCTACGATGAAGCCCTCCGTGCATGGTCGGAGGCCCATGACCTCTGGTGGGAGACCCGCCGCCCGACCATCCCGGACGCCCCGGCCTTCACCCGGCCCGAGTTGCCTGACGAATCCGCCCGAGTCGACCTGCGCGGTCGCCGTCTCCAGGTCATCGTCAAGCTCGCCACCATTCATCTCACCCCGGACAAGCCCGAGTACGCCGGCGGATCCTGGCATGTCGAGGGGATGTTGAACGAGCGGATCGTCTCGACCGGCATCTACTACTGGGACAGCGAGAACATCACCGAAAGTCGGCTGAGCTTCCGGGCGGCGCTCGACGACCCGAACTACGAACAGAACGACGACAACGGGCTGCGTGAGGTCTATGGCCTGGAGGACGAAGACGCACTGAACCAGATGCTGGGATCGGCATCGACCCCAGAGGGCCGCTGTCTGGCGTTCCCGAACATCCTGCAGCACCGTGTCGGCTCATTCCGCCTCACGGACCACACCCGCCCGGGACATCGCAAGATTCTCGCCTTCTTCCTGGTCGACCCGTCGGAAGAGATCACCTCGACGTCCGACGTGCCACCGCAACAACCATGGTCCGACACCTCGACCATGACGCTTGAACAGGCCAAGGCCTACCGCGAACAGCTCATGCAGGAACGCAAGTTCTTCGTCGACGAACACAACGAGCAGCTCTACGAACGAGAGTTCTCGCTCTGCGAGCACTGAATCCTCCCGGTAACCGGTCACGGTCACTGTGCCGGCTTGCGGGCGGTCACCTCCATGATCTGGCCCGCGGGTTGGGGCATGTTCAGGTCGTGGCCGCCGCGCGGAACGGTGGAAGTCCTGCCGGCCTGCGACGGCGCCCAGCCGCCGCAGGCCGGCAGCCGACTCGACTCGGCCTGCGGTCGAGCAGACCTAGCAGGTCTTGCGCACGTAACCGCTGCTGCCCGCCGGTTTGACGTCCACGTCTCGCTGGACGATGCTCAGCGTGCTGCCCCATCCGTTGCAGGCCTTCGACCTGCCGGAGTTGGTGTACTCGATCACTATCACGTTGTTTCCGAAGGCGCTGGTGTAGTCGCCGCACTCGTCGTACTGGCCGCACTCCTCGGCCACGGCGAAGTCCAGGCCGTTGGCGGTGTGGTTGCCTGCCAGCTCGGGAGTGTTCTTCTGGCCGATGGCCAGGTTGTCCGCGTGGGCGCGGGCGGAGAGCAGCTTGACGAACGCCTGCGCGTTGCCGGCCGTCAGGCGATTCCCGGAACGGGTGTAGCTGTCGTAGTTGTCGGGCTCGATCGCCTGGAAACCCTTGCTCCTGCAGCTGTCGATCAGGCTTCCGATCCTGCCGGCGATCCGCTGCCGCTTGGCGTCGGTGCCGATGTCGAGGAAGGCCTCGCCCCAGTCCTCGTCGTAGACGACCTTGCCGGACGCGTCGCGCAGCAGCAGGTCGGGGTCCCACTCGTTCTCGGCACCCGGCTGTGCCTGGAAGGCGTTGACGTAGCAGATGTTGTACAGGCCTGCCGCCGGGGAGGCGGTGTTGTCCCGGGTGACGACCTTCACCCCGGTCGGCGGGGTGTAGGCGCCGCCGATCTGATAGTCGAAGCCGACGTGTGTGGGCGGCAGGGGCACGGATGCGGCCTGCGCGGTGGCCGCCGGGACGACCAGAGCGCCGACCAGCGCTGCCGCGCCGATGACGGTGCCCATGAGCTTGCGGGAAGGGGGGATGAAACGGCTCATGTGGATGAGCTCCCATGGGGGGAGAGGGCACGTCCCCGCCTCGGACGCGCAAGGCCGTCCTGGCGACTTGGGCCGGGCTCGTGGCGCGAGGCCTGCATACCGGCTGGGCGTGTCTCTGAACCGGAGCACGGCTCCGGTGTTGTCCGGAAGTAAAGCGACCGCCTGTAAAGATGTCAACGCCGGACTCCACGCCGACTGGTTCCCGCGTTTCGCGGCGCGAAGGAGGTGATGCCGCCGGGGTTGAGGGTGGCGTCGGGCCGGAGGCTGTCCCGGCGCTCCCAGATGGTGGTCGCGCCCGTGGAGGGAGCGTCCTGGCGGGCAGGACTGTTCCCCTTCATCCACGGCCTGGATGGTGCCGATCCGGAATTCGGATCGTTCGGAGGCTGGGCAACGCTGTGTGCGCCCCCGCATAGTCGTGCCAGTCCCGCACATGGAGTACCGAGGCCGGTCCGAGGCCTCTCATCGGTGTGCGGGAATCCCCTTCATGGCATGCCGTGCGCCCGGCGCACGTCAGGTGTGCCTGCCACCGTGCGAAGTTCCTGGAGCCTCCATGCCCGCTGACGCCCCACCGCCGACCACCGATGTCTCGGGGCCCGCCCACCGGCTCAGGATTTCCCTGCTCATGGCCGGCTCCTGCCTGCCGGTCCTGGGAGCCGTGCTGCTGGCTCCGGTTCTGCCGAAGATGCAGGACCACTTCGAGGGAACCTCAGGTGCCGAGGCGTTGGTGCCCCTGGTTCTGACCATCCCCGCACTGGCGCTCGCGCTGCTCGCGCCGTTCGCCGGAATGATCGTCGACCGGCTCGGGCGCAGGCGTCTGCTGCTCGTGGCCACCGTGGTGTACGCGCTGTGCGGCACGGCCCCTCTGTGGCTCGACTCGCTGGAGGCGATCCTCGCCAGCCGGGTCCTGGTCGGGCTCTGTGAAGCGGCCATCATGACGTGCTGCACCACGCTGATCGGTGACTACTACCAAGGTCTGCAGCGAGCGCGGTACCTGTCCCTGCAGACCATGTGCACCGCGGCGTCCGCGACGGTGTTCTTCGTGGTCGGCGGGGCTGCCGGTTCGGCCGGCTGGCGTGTGCCGTTCTGGCTCTACGCCGTGAGCCTTCTCATCGCTCCGCTCATGGCCATAGCCCTGCCGAGCGCAACGACGCGGACCTCTTCGGAGCATCGGACGCCGCTGGTCCCCGACCCGGAGCGTCACCCGTTCCCGTGGCGGCAGATGCGTGCCACCTGCGCCCTCACGTTCTTCGGAGCGATGGTCTTCTACACCGTGCCCGTAGAGATGTCGTACCTGCTCGACGATCTGGGGATCACCAGTTCCGGAGTCATCGGCCTGGCCACCGCGGTTGCCAGCGCCGCCACCGTCATCGGAGCGATGGTCTTTGCCCGGATGCGTCGTGCCCCGGAACAGGTACTGCCGCCGGTACTCGCCCTGTGCGCCATCGGCTTCGGACTGATGTACCTCGCGGACAACGCCCCGTTCCTGGTGGCGGGAGCGGTGGTCAACTGTCTCGGCACCGGCATGCTGCTGCCGGCCCTGCTGATCCGCGGTATGTCCCGGCTGGAATTCGCCGACCGGGGGCGGGGCACCGGGCTGTGGACGAGCGCGATGTTCGGCGGAACGTTCGTCCTGCCGCTGGCGCTGCTCGGGGTGGAGAAGGCCGTCGGGAGCCTGGCATCGGCTGTGGGCATGCTGGGGGTGGCCGCCGCGCTGGTGGCCGCCGGGCTGGTGTGGGCGCAGCGGCGGACAGCAGGTGTCGGACCGTACATGGATGTGGCGCAGGAACACGCCAGTTGAGGGCAATCGCTCCTCGGCACTCAGAACGGGACGGGCGGCGGCCCAGGAGCAGGGCCCCGGCAACGCCGGGGCCCTGTCGGAACGGGGTACGCGGCCGATGATCAGGCCGGCCGGCAGCCTGCCTGCCTGGTCATGCGACCGGTTGATGAGCAGACCGCCTCCTCGGCGCTCGCACTCACTTTGTTCACAGGATTCCTTCCAAGCGGGCTGAGGGTGACTGTGTTGCCCTGCTCCCCGGGCGATTCATCCGCCGGCCTCCGTGCGCGGAGCGTCCGAGACGGACTTGACGCCTCCGTGTGCGGTGAGGCCGCCGTCGACGGGGATCTCGGCTCCGCTGATGAAGGAGGAGTCGTCCGACAGCAGGAAGACGACGAGCGGGGTGATCTCGTCCACGGTTCCGGTGCGGCCGAGCGGAGTCTCGCGGATGTTGGCCATGCGGAACGCGGGGTGGGCGGAGGCGGTCATCTCGGTCTCGATGTAGCCGGGGTGGACGCTGTTGACGCGGATACCCCGCGGCCCGAGCTCGGTGGCGGCCGTTCGCGACAGACCGCGCAGCGCCCACTTGCTGGCCGTGTACGCGACCGGGTAGTGCGCGGTGAGGGCGGCGGTGGAACCCACGTTGACGATGGAGGCGCCCGGCGGCATCAACGGGCTCAGGTGCTGGATGCCGAGGAGTGGTCCGGTGACGTTGACGGCGTGGACGCGGGCGAAGTCCTCGGGGCGTACCTCGCCGAGGCGGGCACGCCAGGTGATGCCCGCGTTGTTGACCAGGCCGTGGACCTGTCCGTACGACTCCTCCAGCTCCGCGGCGAGCTGGGACCAGTCGCTCTCACTGGTGACGTCCAGATGGCGGCAGCCGGGGGCGGCGGCGATGTCGGTGGCGATCACCTGGGCGCCGGCGCGGGCCAGTGCTTCCGCCTCGGCGGCGCCCTGTCCTCGGGCCGCGCCGGTGACCACGACGACCTTGCCGAGCAGCGGCGTGGGGTGCGGGGCGGACGCGACGCCGGTCACGGGCGCTCCCGGCCGCGCCGGCGGCCGGCCGGGAGCGGCAGGACGTCAGGACCGGCCACCACGGTGTTGGAGACGGCGCCGATGCCCTCGACGGTGAGCGTGACGGTGTCGCCGGGCCGCAGCGGCGGCGGGTCCTGCCGCCCGCGGACGCCCCACAGTTCGGCGAGGCAGCCGCCGTTGCCGCAGGTACCGGAGCCGAGTACGTCGCCGGGCACCACCCGCGTGCCGCGTGAGGCGTAGGCGACCATCTCCTCGAAGGTCCAGCTCATGTTGGACAGCAGGTCCCTGCCGATGACCTGGCCGTTGACCTCGGCGGTCAGGGCCAGGCGCAGGAAACCGTCGGTGTCGCGGTACGGCTCCAGTTCGTCGGCCGTGACGAGATACGGGCCGAGTGTGGTTGCGGTGTCCTTGCCCTTGCAGGGGCCGAGCCCCACCTTCATCTCGGCGGACTGCAGGTCGCGGGCCGACCAGTCGTTGAAGACGGTGTAGCCGACGATGTGATCGCGGGCCTGTTCCGGGGTGAGGTCGCTGCCCTCACGGCCGATGACGGCCGCGACCTCGAGCTCGTAGTCGAGCGCGGCCGATCCGGGCGCCATCGGGATGTCGTCGGACGGACCAAAAACCGCGTGCGGGTTGGTGAAGTAGAAGGTCGGTGCCGCGTACCACTGCTCGGGCACGCCGCTCGCACCGTTCACGGAGCGCCGGACGCCCTCGACATGTTCCTCGAACGTGACGAAGTCCCGTACGGAGGAGGGCTGGAGCGGTGACAGGAGCCGCACCTGGGACACATGCGGTCCGGGCGGTACGTCCAGGGCGGCGGCGCCGGCATCCAGGAGGCCCGGCAGGCCGTCGCCGGTGCGGATCAGTTCGGTCAGTGAGCGGGCCCCCGGTACGGGGTACAGGGTGCCGTCCTCTTCGACGACGGCGACGCAAGGGCGGTGGTGGTGTTCGTAGGTGGCGAAACGCATGAGGGGTGCCTCTCCTGGCGGGCGGAGTGGCCGGGGGCGTGGGCGGACGGCGTCAGGGCAGGGACAGGGCCGCACACGCCCCCGGGATCAAGGGGCCGGTGACGGACGCTCAGACCGGCGGGGCGATGAAGACGCCGCGGTCGGGGTCGTTGAACGACTCCTTGGCGACGAGTTCGTTCATCGCGTTGGCGGTGCCCCACTGGTCGGTGACCTCGGGCTGGGAGAAGTCGTAGACGTGCGGGTGCCAGGTGTCCTCGTCCAGTTCCTCCAGCTCCGTCGTGTACTCGACGGTGTTCCCGTGCGGGTCGAGGAAGTAGGTGAACGTGTTGTCGCCCGCCATGTGCCGGCCGGGGCCCCAGATCTTGCGGAATCCGGCGCGGGTGACGCGGCCCGATCCGCGCATGTACTCGTCGATCCCGCGCATCTCGAAGGAGATGTGGTGCAGGGCGGTGTGCGGCCCCTGGGCGATGGCCATGGAGTGGTGCTGGTTGCTGATCCGCATGAAGTGCATGACCTCGCCCATGTGCGGCGAGGACAGCGTGTCGGACAGTGCGAAGCCGAGGTGGGTCTCGTACCACTGACGCGTCCGGTTCAGATCCGGGGAGTTGAGGACCACGTGCGAGAGCTTGACGGGGATGGCTTCCCGTTCCTCGATCTTGCGGTGGCGGCGGACCGCGACATCCGCGGAGACCTCGATGGCGCGCCCGTCGACGTCGAAGAAGCGGAAGCCGTATCCGCTGCCGGGGGTGTCGAGCTTGCCGGGCTGCGAGATCAACTGCACGTCACCGGCGGCGAGTTGTTGGGCGAGAGTGTCCACGGCGGCCGGGTTCGCCGCCCCGTAGGAGACCAGGTCGAGGCGCTTCTCGTCGGCCTTGCGCAGTCGCACCACGTAGTTCTCGGGCGATCCCTCGGCGGCCAGGAAGGAGATGCCGGAGTCCTCGGCGACCTTGGTCAGACCCCAGACACCGGAGTAGAAGTCGAGCTGCTTGTCGTAGTCGGGCACAGCAAGGTCGACATGGCGCAGGTGGGTGAGCAGGCGAGGCATGGTGTCAGTCCTTCCGCTGGAGGAGCGCGGCGGCATTGCCGCCGCGCACGGCATCGAAGTCGGCGTCGGTCAAATGCGCGGCGCGCAGGGCGCCCACCGGATCGTCGGTGCCCATGTCGAAGGGGAAGTCGGACCCGAGCAGCACCCGGTCCGCTCCGGCCCGCGCCGTCAGCTCCCGCAGGACTCCCGGGTCGTGGACGAGGGAGTCGAACCAGATCCGTCTGAGATAGCTGCTGGGCAGCTGGGCGCAGGACGCGCCCGCGTCGGAACGCTGCGACCACGCGTGGTCGGAGCGGCCGATGTGGGTCGGCAGGTAGCCGCCCCCGTGCGCGGCGATCAGCCGCAGCTCCGCATGCCGGTCCAGGACACCGGAGAAGATGAGGTGCGAGAGCGCGACGGCGTTCTCCGTGGGCTGGCCGACGGTGTTGGACAGGTACCACCGGTCCAGGCGCTCGTCGAGGGTGCAGCCGAAGGGATGCAGGAACAGGAGGGCACCGGTTGCCTCGGCCCGCGCCCAGAACGGCTCGTAGGCGGGGTCCGACAGTTCACGGCCGGGTGCGTGGCTGGAGATCTCCACACCCAGCAGACCTTGGTCCAGGGCGTGATCCAACGCCGCGACGGCCAGATCCGGGTGCTGCAGGGGAACGAGCCCCAGGCCCTTGAGGCGGTCCGGGGCGGCCGCGCAGTGGCGGGCCGTGGCCTCGTTGGCCAGCCGGTACAGCTTCTCGGCGACCCCCGCGTCGGCCCAGTAGTGGTAATGCGAGGGCGAAGGGCTCACCAGCTGCACGTCCACGCCCTGGGCGTCCATCGCGGCCAGGCGTACGCGGACGTCGGTGAGCCGGGGGACGCGTTCGCGCACCATGGCGCCGCTGACCGCGAGAGCGTCCGCGCCGTTGCGCCGGGCGTCCAGCGCCTTCGCCTCCGCGTGGCCGGGCAGCGTGGCCACGAGCGCCTCGATCTCGGGCAGCAGCAGGTGCGCGTGCACGTCGATGGTGGGCGCGGTCACGGGAGCTCCTTCAGCATGGTCATGGTGCGGCCCATCAGCCCGGCCACATCGGCGTCGCGTACACCGTCGAGCTGCCACTGCCCGATCTGGACCGATGCCTCCACGACGGCTCGTACACGGGGGACGCGGCGCTCGTAGTACGTCTGGAGCAGGGCGTCGTCCCAGGTGTCGGCGCCGGCCAGCAGCTCGGTGAGGACGAGGGCGTCCTCCAGGGACATGGCCGCCCCCTGGGCGAGGGTGGGCGGGCAGCAGTGTGCGGCGTCGCCGGCCAGGACAACGCGCCCGCGGTGCCAGGAGTCCTCCACCAGCATCCGGTCGAACCACGTGTAGTTGACCTGTGCCGGGTCGGTGATGTGGGCGGCGATCTCCGGCCAGCAGCCTCCGTAGTGCTGTGCGAGGGACCGCATCTCGTCCGCGTACGACGCCTGCGGGATCGTGGCGCGGTCGCGGTTGCCCTCGACGACGTACGCGTAGAGCGTGGCTTCACCGGTGGGGCAGTACCCGGCTATGTAGGCGGGGCCTCCGTAGGCGAGATCGGTGCGGACGACGCCCGCGGGGCGCGGGGTCGCGACGCGCCAGATGGCCATGCCGGTGGGTTCCGGCTCGGCGGTGATGCCGATCGCGGCGCGCGTGGTGGAGCCGAGCCCGTCGGCGGCGACGACGAGGTCGTAGCGGCCGGTGGTGCCGTCGCTGAACCGGACCCTCGCGCCGGTGCTGTCCTGGTCGAGGATGTCGGCGCGGGTGCCCAGGCGGACGGTGGCGCCTGACGCGCGGACGGCCGCCATGAGGATCTGCTGGAGTCGGGGGCGCTGCATGCCGACCGTGGCGGGCAGGTCCTCGCCGCCGGTGCGGACGTCGTCGGCGACGTGGAGGACGGTGCCGTCGGGCGCGGTGATGCCGACCGAGCCGAAGCCGTATCCGGACTCCCGCACCTGGTTCCACACACCGAGGTCGCGCAGTACCCGCAGGGCGTTGCCCTGGAGGGTGATGCCGGACCCGGCGGTGGCGTTCCAGTCGTCCTTGGCCTCGATCAGGTCCACCGCGATACCGGCTCGGCGCAGCAGGATCGTGGCTGCGTTGCCTGCCGCTCCCCCGCCGACGACGAGGACCGAACGGGTTGCACTCATATGGGAACTCCCTTGTTCCACTGGCTATTTGACGGCGATCGGGTTGACGGGCGAGCCGACGGCCCCGGTGATGGGCAAAGGTGCGGCGGTGAGGAAGAACTCGTACACGCCGTCGTCCGCGCAGTCCGCGGCGAGAGCGTCGAGGTCCCACATCTCCCCGATGAGCAGCCCGATGTGCGGGATGGCGACCTGGTGCAGCGGCTGGAAGGCGTGCTCGAACTCATTGGGGCGGACCTCGAAGCCCCAGGTGTCGGTGGCGATCGCGGCGATCTCGCTGCCGTGCAGCCAGCGTGCGGTGGTGAAGGACAGGCCGGGGGCCGGTCCGCCCGCGTACTCGCCCCAGCCGTCCCGCCGGGCCCGGGCGAGTCGCCCGGTACGCAGCACGACCAGGTCCCCGCGGCCCACCCGCACCCCGTGGGCCTCGGCGGTGCGTTCCAGATGCTCCTGCGTGA includes:
- a CDS encoding fumarylacetoacetate hydrolase family protein codes for the protein MRFATYEHHHRPCVAVVEEDGTLYPVPGARSLTELIRTGDGLPGLLDAGAAALDVPPGPHVSQVRLLSPLQPSSVRDFVTFEEHVEGVRRSVNGASGVPEQWYAAPTFYFTNPHAVFGPSDDIPMAPGSAALDYELEVAAVIGREGSDLTPEQARDHIVGYTVFNDWSARDLQSAEMKVGLGPCKGKDTATTLGPYLVTADELEPYRDTDGFLRLALTAEVNGQVIGRDLLSNMSWTFEEMVAYASRGTRVVPGDVLGSGTCGNGGCLAELWGVRGRQDPPPLRPGDTVTLTVEGIGAVSNTVVAGPDVLPLPAGRRRGRERP
- a CDS encoding SDR family NAD(P)-dependent oxidoreductase; translation: MTGVASAPHPTPLLGKVVVVTGAARGQGAAEAEALARAGAQVIATDIAAAPGCRHLDVTSESDWSQLAAELEESYGQVHGLVNNAGITWRARLGEVRPEDFARVHAVNVTGPLLGIQHLSPLMPPGASIVNVGSTAALTAHYPVAYTASKWALRGLSRTAATELGPRGIRVNSVHPGYIETEMTASAHPAFRMANIRETPLGRTGTVDEITPLVVFLLSDDSSFISGAEIPVDGGLTAHGGVKSVSDAPRTEAGG
- a CDS encoding FAD-dependent monooxygenase, with product MSATRSVLVVGGGAAGNAATILLRRAGIAVDLIEAKDDWNATAGSGITLQGNALRVLRDLGVWNQVRESGYGFGSVGITAPDGTVLHVADDVRTGGEDLPATVGMQRPRLQQILMAAVRASGATVRLGTRADILDQDSTGARVRFSDGTTGRYDLVVAADGLGSTTRAAIGITAEPEPTGMAIWRVATPRPAGVVRTDLAYGGPAYIAGYCPTGEATLYAYVVEGNRDRATIPQASYADEMRSLAQHYGGCWPEIAAHITDPAQVNYTWFDRMLVEDSWHRGRVVLAGDAAHCCPPTLAQGAAMSLEDALVLTELLAGADTWDDALLQTYYERRVPRVRAVVEASVQIGQWQLDGVRDADVAGLMGRTMTMLKELP
- a CDS encoding amidohydrolase family protein yields the protein MTAPTIDVHAHLLLPEIEALVATLPGHAEAKALDARRNGADALAVSGAMVRERVPRLTDVRVRLAAMDAQGVDVQLVSPSPSHYHYWADAGVAEKLYRLANEATARHCAAAPDRLKGLGLVPLQHPDLAVAALDHALDQGLLGVEISSHAPGRELSDPAYEPFWARAEATGALLFLHPFGCTLDERLDRWYLSNTVGQPTENAVALSHLIFSGVLDRHAELRLIAAHGGGYLPTHIGRSDHAWSQRSDAGASCAQLPSSYLRRIWFDSLVHDPGVLRELTARAGADRVLLGSDFPFDMGTDDPVGALRAAHLTDADFDAVRGGNAAALLQRKD
- a CDS encoding VOC family protein, coding for MPRLLTHLRHVDLAVPDYDKQLDFYSGVWGLTKVAEDSGISFLAAEGSPENYVVRLRKADEKRLDLVSYGAANPAAVDTLAQQLAAGDVQLISQPGKLDTPGSGYGFRFFDVDGRAIEVSADVAVRRHRKIEEREAIPVKLSHVVLNSPDLNRTRQWYETHLGFALSDTLSSPHMGEVMHFMRISNQHHSMAIAQGPHTALHHISFEMRGIDEYMRGSGRVTRAGFRKIWGPGRHMAGDNTFTYFLDPHGNTVEYTTELEELDEDTWHPHVYDFSQPEVTDQWGTANAMNELVAKESFNDPDRGVFIAPPV
- a CDS encoding endo alpha-1,4 polygalactosaminidase — translated: MSRFIPPSRKLMGTVIGAAALVGALVVPAATAQAASVPLPPTHVGFDYQIGGAYTPPTGVKVVTRDNTASPAAGLYNICYVNAFQAQPGAENEWDPDLLLRDASGKVVYDEDWGEAFLDIGTDAKRQRIAGRIGSLIDSCRSKGFQAIEPDNYDSYTRSGNRLTAGNAQAFVKLLSARAHADNLAIGQKNTPELAGNHTANGLDFAVAEECGQYDECGDYTSAFGNNVIVIEYTNSGRSKACNGWGSTLSIVQRDVDVKPAGSSGYVRKTC
- a CDS encoding MFS transporter, with the translated sequence MPADAPPPTTDVSGPAHRLRISLLMAGSCLPVLGAVLLAPVLPKMQDHFEGTSGAEALVPLVLTIPALALALLAPFAGMIVDRLGRRRLLLVATVVYALCGTAPLWLDSLEAILASRVLVGLCEAAIMTCCTTLIGDYYQGLQRARYLSLQTMCTAASATVFFVVGGAAGSAGWRVPFWLYAVSLLIAPLMAIALPSATTRTSSEHRTPLVPDPERHPFPWRQMRATCALTFFGAMVFYTVPVEMSYLLDDLGITSSGVIGLATAVASAATVIGAMVFARMRRAPEQVLPPVLALCAIGFGLMYLADNAPFLVAGAVVNCLGTGMLLPALLIRGMSRLEFADRGRGTGLWTSAMFGGTFVLPLALLGVEKAVGSLASAVGMLGVAAALVAAGLVWAQRRTAGVGPYMDVAQEHAS
- a CDS encoding DUF4246 domain-containing protein, translating into MTGLAAFPLPFHAARSISFATPRTLRELEMMQCSAHIRAKPAWFDKMNDADIVARWTQEAVAQGLTEAQVSYVLAELAHYAALRDGRTGVEVSAVDGVWQSDTLVDDKLGARLREAVQVLEQVPEAERDWHPGSDGQVLDLVHPSLFCLVRGVSGGPERAWQNPTSRYSKYEFSEKFQWLPTDVDVSDDGDVTFRSYVNNVHPETHRELASVLTDLFARMRPLLENVLTDLRHPRPLRIEANPYGWYESREPEYPDKSSYSDGEAYDEALRAWSEAHDLWWETRRPTIPDAPAFTRPELPDESARVDLRGRRLQVIVKLATIHLTPDKPEYAGGSWHVEGMLNERIVSTGIYYWDSENITESRLSFRAALDDPNYEQNDDNGLREVYGLEDEDALNQMLGSASTPEGRCLAFPNILQHRVGSFRLTDHTRPGHRKILAFFLVDPSEEITSTSDVPPQQPWSDTSTMTLEQAKAYREQLMQERKFFVDEHNEQLYEREFSLCEH